The DNA sequence CAGGTGACGGGAGCAAGAACCGGGGACTTTTTGGAAAACAAAGCATAAAAGCCTTTTCTTTTTCAAAAAATGGTATTATAATAGCGAGCGGGGAGCGGAGGCTCCCTTACTTGCGTTAGATGTAAAATGGTTTGAATAAGCATAGAAATGAGGAAATTTATGGCATATCAGATTATTACGGATGGTTCCTGTGATTTAGGAGTAGATATTCCAAGAGAAAATGGTATTCGAGTAGTACCTTTTTATGTAACCTTTGATGGACAGAACTATAAAAAGGAAATAGAAGAGGTGGGAGTAAGAACTTTTTATCAGGAGATGGTGGATCATCAAAATGTATTTCCAAAGTCTTCTTTACCGTCTGTACAGGATTATGCAGAGGTTTTTGAAGAATATGCAAAAGAGGGACTTGATATTATTTGCCTTTGTATTACCACTAAGTTCAGTGGTTCCTATAATTCTGCAAAAACTGCGGCAGAGATAACGAATGAGAATTATCCCGATATTCGGATTGAAGTAATAGATACAACTGTGAATACAGTGTTGCAGGGAATTTTAGTTCTAGAAGCAGTGCGTATGAAGAAAAATGGTTTGACTTTTGAAGAAAGCATAGAGCAGATTAATCGTATTAAGTCTACCGGACGTATTATTTTTACAGTAGGAAATTATGAGTACCTGATGCATGGCGGCAGAATAGGAAAGTTAATGGGTACCGCAGCTTCCACATTGGGAATTAAGCCTTTGATTATGCTAAGAGAGGGAGAAATCTTTCCTACCGGAATTACAAGAAATCGCACAAAGGCGAAGAAACGTCTGATTGAGCAGACAAAGGAATATTTTGAAAAGATTCAGGAATCGCCGGATGATTATCAGATTGTAGTAGGATATGGATATGATAGAGAGGAAGCAGTGGAATTTCGGGATGCATTGCTGGCTTCTTTAAAAACGTATTCTAATATTAATGATATTGATATTTACCAGATTGGAGCTACCATTGGAGTGCACACCGGTCCTTATCCAATTGGACTTGGATTAATAAGAAAATACGATAGATAAATAGTGGAGGAGTTATGCAGATTATTATTGTGGGTTGTGGAAATGTAGGAACAACCCTGACAGAGCAGTTAAGTAAGGAAGGTCATAATATTACCGTAGTGGATACCAATGCTGCAAAGGTAGAGGATATAGCAAATCGCTATGATGTAATGGGAATCGTGGGAAATGGTGCAAGTTTTTTGATTCAGAATGAAGCGGGAATTAATGAAGCAGATTTAATGATTGCAGTAACTACATCAGATGAACTGAATCTGTTGTGTTGTCTCATTGCAAAAAAAGCAGGAGATTGTCACACCATTGCCAGAGTGCGTAATCCAATTTATAACAAAGAAATTGCTTTTATTAAGGAAGAACTTGGATTATCGATGGTCATTAATCCGGAACAGGCAGCGGCCAATGAAATTGCGAGATTGTTAAAATTTCCTTCCGCCATTAAGGTGGATACCTTTGCAAAGGGAAAGGTGGAATTGCTGAAGTGTAAGTTAGGGGAAGATTCTCCTTTGGTAGGACGCCCACTAACTGACATATCTGCAAAACTTCATTGTGATGTATTGATTTGTACTGTAGAGCGTGGCGACGAAGCATTTATTCCTTCCGGAAACTTTGAATTGCAGGCGAAGGATGTTATTTCTGTGGTAGCTTCGCCTAAGAAAGCTAATGAATTTTTTAAGAAAATAGGAATGACCACCAATCGTATCAAGAATTGTATGATTGTCGGAGGTGGTGAAACTACTTATTATCTTGCACAGCAGCTTTTACCCATGGGTATTGAAGTGAAAATTATTGAGCAGAACAAGGAAAGATGTAATGAATTAAGTGAACTTTTACCACAGGCAATGATTATCTGCGGAGACGGGACAGAGCGAAATTTGCTTCATGAGGAGGGAATTGAAAAGACACAGGCATTTGTGGCTTGGACCAACTTGGATGAAGAGAATATTATGCTTACACTTTTCGCAAAGAGTATTTCTAAAGCTAAGAATGTAACAAAGGTACATCGTATTGAGTATGATGAGATTATTGAAGGGCTTGATTTGGGAAGTGTGCTGTATCCGAAAAATATTACTGCAGAGTATATTATTCAATATGTGCGTGCGATGCAGAACTCTATCGGAAGTAACATAGAGACGCTTTATCAGTTAATTGAAAATAAGGTAGAGGCATTGGAATTTAGAGTACATAATGAATCAGAATTAATAGGCATTCCACTAAAAGAACTGCAACTTAAGGATAATCTGTTGTTGGCATGCATTAATCGGCGGGGAAGAATTATTACTCCGGGCGGACAAGATACCATTGAGGTTGGAGATACGGTAATTGTAGTAACAACAAACCGTGGTTTCCATGACTTAAAGGATATTTTAAAATAGTCCGGGAAGGAATGGAGTAGAGGAATGAATTATTCAATTATCAGATATATTCTTTGCCGGGTGTTAGAATTTCAGGCATTGTTCTTATTGCTACCCTGTATTGTAGCAGTGTGCTACGGGGAAAAACAGGGATGGATATATCTTATGGTGGCAGCCGGATGTTTTTTGATTGGTGGATTGGGAAAACTGAAAAAGCCAAAAAGTACGGTCTTCTATGCACGAGAAGGTTTTGTAACAGTTTCATTAAGCTGGATTGTAATGAGTATTGTCGGTGCGTTACCTTTTTATTTCACAGGTGAATTTGCTACATATACAGATGCGCTATTTGAAACCATTTCAGGTTTTACTACAACGGGAGCAAGTATATTGAATGATGTAGAGGCGTTATCCCGGTGTACCCTGTTTTGGAGAAGTTTCACCCATTGGATTGGCGGCATGGGAGTGTTGGTTCTGATACTAGCGGTACTGCCTCTTGCCGGTGGCTACAATATGTACCTGATGCGTGCGGAAAGTCCGGGCCCAACAGTAGGAAAGCTGGTTCCGCGGGTTCGTCATACAGCAAGAATTTTGTATGAGATGTATGTTTTAATAACAATCGTTGAGATTATCACATTATTGATAGCAGGTATGCCCGTATTTGATTCTCTGACACTTTCCTTTGGTACGGCAGGTACTGGAGGATTTGGTCTGCTGAATACAGGAGCTGCAGAATATACCGCAACAGTACAGATTATTCTTACAGTATTTATGATACTCTTCGGTATTAATTTTAACGTATATTTTCTGATAAGAGCACGCAAGGGAAAGGCAGCATTCAAATGTGAAGAGATGCGATATTATCTCGGCATAATTGCAGTAGCTATTATTTTTATTACAATAAATGTAAAGGATCTTTTTGGAAATGTTTTGGAAGCGTTACGTCATGTGGCGTTCCAGGTAGCATCTATTATTACAACTACAGGATTTTCTACTACGGACTTTGATAAGTGGCCGGAATTTTCGAAGTTTATTCTGGTAGCCTTGATGTTTGTAGGAGCTTGCGCCGGAAGTACCGGTGGTGGAATCAAGGTATCCCGTGTGCTGATTATGGCAAAGCTTGCAAAAAATGAATTTTCTTATTTGATTCATCCGAAACGGGTGCGTCAGGTTTGCCTGGAAAAGCGTGTGATAACGAAGGAAACATTACGTTCCGTTTCCGTATTTTTTATTACATATGCAATGATTTATGCAGTTTCCGTATTGTTGATTTCGCTGGATAATCTGGATTTTACTACAAATTTTACAGCGGTAGCAGCTACTTTAAATAATATTGGACCGGGACTTGGAATGGTAGGACCAACTTCTAACTTTTCCGTATATTCAGACCCTGCAAAATATGTATTGATGTTTGATATGCTGGCAGGTCGTCTGGAATTATTCCCGATGCTGTTGTTATTTGCACCATCAACCTGGAAACGCAATTAAAAGAAGGAAGTGTTGTGATATGCGTCAGATGGAATTTAAAATGGAACGGACAGGCCTTTTAAAAGAGGGAGATATTTTACCTGTAACAGAGGGAAAACTGCCTACCTCTTATTATTATACTTTGGGAAAAGCATATGCCATGTCTGCGAATTATACTTTTAGTGAGAGACTTAAATCCAGAGAAGGAAAAGTAGTAAGTGTACATGAGACTCCAAAGGGCTTTTTTGTGACAGTAGAGTTTGACGAATAGGAAGGAACATATGGAAACAAGAGTTGCAATTATCGGAATTATTGTGGAAGAGGAATCCTCGGTAGATGAATTGAACCGGATTTTGCACGAATATGGAAAGTATATTATCGGCAGAATGGGAATCCCCTATCATAAAAAAGAAATTAATATTATCAGTATTGCAGTAGATGCGCCGCAGGATGTGATTAGTGCGCTTTCGGGAAAACTTGGAAAGTTACCGGGAGTCAGCAGTAAAACGGCGTATGCTAAGGTATAGGAGGAAACAATGGGATTAAACAGTACACCATCTGCAGACCGGGTACATATTGGTTTTTTTGGAAGAAGAAATGCAGGAAAGTCTAGTGTGGTCAATGCAGTGACGGGACAGGAACTGGCAGTGGTCTCTGAGGTAAAGGGAACCACGACCGATCCGGTGCAAAAGGCAATGGAGTTATTGCCAATTGGACCGGTAGTGATTATTGATACACCGGGAATTGACGATGAAGGCAGTCTGGGAGAACTTCGTGTCAGAAAAACGAAGCAGATTTTGAATAAAACAGATGTAGCTGTTTTGGTGGTAGATAAAACAGTAGGAATTACATCGGTAGAAGAGGAACTTATCGCAATTTTTCGGGAAAAAAAGATTCCCTATGTGATTGTTTTCAATAAACAGGATTTACGGGAAGGTAGTGTTCCCGATGAGGAATACTACATAGCGGTTAGCGCAAAAACAGGATTTCAGATAGAAGAGTTAAAAGAAAAGATAGGGAAACTTGCAGTGACGGAGGAGCCTAAACTTAAGATTGTGGGAGACATTATAAGTCCTTCCGATTTTGTTGTGTTAGTAGTACCTATCGATAAGGCAGCGCCGAAGGGCAGATTGATTCTTCCCCAACAGCAGACCATTCGTGATATCTTAGAGTCCGACGCAACTGCTATTGTGGTAAAGGAATACGAGCTTCGTGAGACCTTAGCACAATTAGGGAAAAAACCATCGTTGGTAATTACAGATAGTCAGGTGTTTGCGAAAGTCAGTGCAGATACGCCAAAAGATATTCCGCTTACTTCGTTTTCTATTTTATTTGCTAGATATAAGGGAAATCTTCAAACTGTGGTGCAAGGGGCGGCAGCCATTGAAACATTACAGGATGGCGATAAAGTGTTAATATCTGAGGGCTGTACCCATCACCGTCAATGTGATGATATTGGTTCCGTAAAGATTCCGAGATGGTTGAAGAATTATACAGGAAAAGAACTTCAGATAGAGTTGAGTTCCGGAACAGAGTTCCCGGAGGATTTATCGGAATATAAACTGATTATTCATTGTGGAGGATGTATGCTCAATGAACGGGAAATGAAGTATCGGTTGAAATGTGCCCAAGACCAGGATATACCGATTACCAATTATGGCATTGCCATTGCGTATATGCAAGGAATCTTAAAACGAAGCGTTGAGATATTTCCGCATATTCTGGCAGAATTGCCGGAAGAATAGAGGGCAGTGGAAATGGAGAAATTGTACGGAGAACAGACAAAACTGGCAGAAGAGAATTTTCGATTAGGAGCAAGAAAAGTCAATAAAGAATTGATTTATGCTATGGTAGAGGTGAAAAAAGCTGCTTCTATGACCTATCAGAAGTTATTGCCGGAGAAAAAAGAGTTGTATCAGGCCATGGAAACGGCATGTGACCTGGTGCTACAAGGAATAAAAAATGGACAGATAGAAGGAGTTCCTTATGCAGACGTTTTTGTTACAGATGCGTTACAGGGCGGAGCAGGAACTTCTACTCATATGAATGTGAATGAGGTGCTGGCAACTTTGACACAGAAAGAATTGTGTAAGTTGCATGGTGTAAGCGAACCGGGAGCGTCAGAGCAGGTGCATCCACTGGATGATGTGAACAGAGGCCAGTCCACCAATGACGTATATCCTACAGCACTTCGCATTGCGGCGATTCAGAAACTGCGGGAACTGAGTGAGGAATGCGCTAAACTTCAGACAGCATTACAGGAAAAAGAAAACCAGTATGATGGTGTGAAGAAGTTAGGGCGGACAGAATTGATGGATGCAGTGCCCATTACCTTGGGAATGGAGTTTGGTTCTTATGCCCAGTCAGTGGCAAGAGACCGTTGGAGACTCTATAAGGTGGAAGAACGTCTGCGGCAGACCAATCTGGGAGGAACAGCGGTAGGAACCGGTATCGGAAGCGACCATAAGTATCAGGCGCTGGTAATTGAATATTTGCGGGATATTACCGGAATCGGATTGGCGCGGTCGGAATATCCTATGGATATGACTCAGAATCAGGATGTATTTGTGGAAGTGTCCGGTTTGCTAAAGGCATTGGCAGTAAACTTGATGAAGATAGCAAACGACTTGCGCTTGATGAACAGTGGTCCGGATGGAGGATTTGGAGAAATACGCCTGGCAAAAATGCAGGCAGGAAGTACCATTATGCCGGGGAAGGTAAATCCGGTGATGACAGAGATGACCATGCAGGTTTCTATGAAAGTAATGGCAAATGACAGTGCCATTACCATGGCAGCAGCCCATGGGGAATTTGAACTGAATGCCTTTTTGCCGCTAATAGCAGATTGTTTGCTAGAAAGCTTGGAATTATTGACGAGTACAGTTCGGCTGTTTCGCGAGAAGTGTGTAAAAACGCTGGAGGCGCGGGAGGAACGCTGTAAGCGACTATTAGAAGGCTCCAATGCCTTTTTTACAGAATATACAAAAGAATTAGGTTACGATAAAGTAGCTAAGATGATTGAGGAGAAAATGTTATGGAAAAATTAGTACCAAAGCTGTTTACGACAATGAAAAATTACAGCAAAGAACAATTTGTAAAAGACGTAATTGCAGGAATTATTGTGGCAATCATTGCATTGCCATTATCGATTGCGTTGGCACTGGCATCCGGTGTGACACCGGAAAAGGGAATCTACACTGCGATTACAGCAGGTTTTGTAATTTCCTTTTTAGGAGGTTCCAGAGTTCAGATTGCAGGACCGACAGCGGCATTTGCAACGATTGTAGCAGGAATTGTGGCGAAAAACGGAATGGAAGGACTGATTGTAGCTACCGTTATGGCGGGTATTATCTTGATTCTCATGGGGCTATTACGTCTTGGAAATCTTATTAAATTCATTCCGTATACCATTACAACAGGTTTTACCAGCGGAATTGCAGTGACGATTCTAGTTGGGCAGATTAAGGATTTTTTAGGACTTACAGTAGTAACAAAAGAACCATTAATTGCCACAACTGATAAATTAAAAGCAGTATTTCAGTTTATTGATACCTTTAATTGGCAGGCTTTTTTGGTGGGAATGGTCTGTCTTGCAATTTTGATTTTCTGGCCGTATCTGCCGGGATTCTTCAAGAAGATTCCACCATCTTTAATTGCCGTTTTAGTAGGAATTGGTATGGTAAGCGGATTAGATATGAAGGTAAATACCATTGGTGATTTGTATGAAATATCCAGTAAACTTCCGGCATTTTCTGTACCATCATTCTCCTTTGGAATGGTACAAGAGGTACTTCCGGATGCATTTACTATTGCAATTTTAGCAGCAATTGAGTCTTTGTTGTCTTGCGTGGTAGCAGACAGTATGGTAAATGGACGTCATCGTTCCAACATGGAATTGATTGCACAGGGAGCAGGAAACATTACATCTGCACTGTTTGGTGGAATCCCGGCAACCGGAGCAATTGCCAGAACAGCAGCCAATGTAAAAAATGGTGGACGTACTCCGGTAGCAGGAATGGTGCATGCAGTAACATTATTATTGATTTTGGTAGTGTTAATGCCATATGCAGCGTTGATTCCAATGCCTGCAATAGCAGCAATTTTATTTATGGTAGCTTATAACATGAGTGAATGGAGAAAGTTCCTTCATTTGTTAAAAACTTCTCCAAAGAGCGATATTATCGTATTGGTTTCTACTTTTATATTGACTGTAGTATTCGATTTAGTAGTAGCGATTGAAGTTGGTATCGTATTGGCAGCTATGCTTTTCATGAAACGTATGAGCGACGAAACGGAAGTAGAAGGATGGAAATATGTGGATGAGGAAGATGATACCGATCCGGATAGTATTTCCTTAAGAGTTGTTCCGAAAGGAACTCTGGTATATGAAATCAGCGGACCACTTTTCTTCGGTGCTGCAGATAAGATTTTGAAGATTTCTTTAGAAGAAGCAGATCAGTGTCTGGTGCTTCGTATGCGAAGTGTAAATGCAATTGATGCAACAGCGATGCATTCTCTGGAGGAATTGTATGAACAGTGTAAGAAAAAGAATATTACATTAGTATTTTCTCATGTAAATGAGCAGCCAATGAAGGTAATGGAAAAGAGCAATTTTGTAGAACTGCTAGGAAGAGAAAACTTCTGTGTACATATTGATGATGCGTTAGAGCGTGCAAAGAAAGTGTGTGAAGGACAGGATTAAGTTTGATATAGGTGGAGGGGAAAAAGCATGGCAGAGCACATTCTGGTAGTAGATGATGAAAAAGAAGTAGCAGACTTATTGGAATTGTATTTATCCAATGAAGGATTTAAGGTTCATAAATTTTATAATGGAACAGACGCCTTGAAATGCGTAGAACAGCAAGAAATAGAACTGGCACTTTTAGACATTATGTTACCGGATATGGATGGATTTAAGCTTTGTCGTGAGATACGAAAAAATTATTTTTTCCCCATTATTATGTTGACTGCCAAAGTGGAGGATGTAGATAAAATCAATGGTCTGATGCAAGGGGCAGATGATTACATTACAAAACCGTTTAATCCATTAGAGGTAGTTGCGCGAGTGAAGACACAGTTACGGCGTTATCATAGCTATAATCAAGCAGGGGTAATGAAGGAAGAACTGGATATTCGCGGACTTATTATCAATAAAAGAACACATCAGTGTAGCCTGTATGGAAGGGAATTGGAACTGACACCCAGGGAGTTTTCTATTCTCTGGTATCTGTGTGAACATCAGGGACAGGTGGTTGCTTCCGAGGAACTTTTTGAAGCAGTATGGAAGGAAAAGTATCTAGATAGTAATAATACGGTAATGGCGCATGTGGGACGCATAAGAGAGAAAATGCAAGAGTCCTATCAGAACCATAAGTTTATAAAAACGGTTTGGGGGGTAGGTTATACCATTGAAAAATAAAGTGGATATCAAAAGAACAATCCTGAGCCGTTTTTTTGGAAAAATGTTTCGGGCAGGAGTTATCTATATTCTTGTGTTAATTGTAGGTCTATTTTGGGCAAAGTCCATGCTGGAAAGGCGCACCTGGCAGACGTGGGATACCTTTTATTGGCAGCTTCACTGGATACAGGACAATCAGGTGGTCTGTGTGGTGCTGCTGTTTCTGGCTGGGATTTTGCTTCTTGGAATTTTTTACTGGATTCGTCTGTTGAATTACTTTCAAAAGGTTATGGATGCAATGGAACAGATTCCTGCAGGAGAAAGTCAGATACATCTGCCGAAGGATTTAATAGAGGTAGAGTATTATATGAACCGGATTATAGGTGATATCCGGCGGAATGAGCAATTGGCACGGGAGGCAGAGCAACGAAAAAATGATCTTGTGGTATATCTCGCTCATGATTTGAAAACACCACTTACGTCTGTTATCGGTTACTTGACGTTACTGACGGAGGAACGACAGATTTCACCGGAACTACAAGAAAAATATTTGTCTATTTCATTGGAAAAAGCAGAACGCTTAGAAGAACTGATAAATGAATTTTTTGAAATTACCAGATTCAACCTGACACATTTGGAATTGGAGAAAACCAGTGTTTCCCTAAAAATGATGTTGGAGCAAATCGTATATGAGTTTCAGCCTATGTTGGCAGAAAAACAATTGACCTGTGAATTGGTAGTGGAGCCGGCTGATATGAAGTTTTTGTGTGATTCAGATAAGATGCAGCGGGTATTTGACAACCTTCTTCGTAATGCTGTATTTTACAGTGAAGAAAAAAGCGTTATTCATATTAAGGCAACACGACAGGATGAAAAAATCAAGATTCAGGTGAAGAATACCGGAACGGAGATTCCAAAAGAAAAACTGGAACGTATTTTTGAACAGTTTTTTCGGGTGGATAAAGCAAGAAGCAGTAGAGGTGGCGGAGCCGGTCTGGGACTTGCTATTGCAAAAGAAATTGTGGAGTTGCACCAGGGAAAAATATGGGCGGAGAGCCAACAGGGAAAGACATGCTTTTTTATAGAATTATATTCATAAAAACTTAAGAATTCTGCGAGAAAAAGCAGAAAAACAAAAATACTTCTTTTCTTATAATTAGTTCATAAAAGGTGAACAGTAAATAGGAAAGGAAGTATTTTTATGTCAACAACAAATCGTGTCTATCATACAGGAAGAAATAGTACAGCAGTTCGGAAAAGAAGGAGACGTAGACAGAGAATTCGCCGACTAAAACAAACGGTAGTGTGTATTGGAACAGTTTTTCTGATATGTGGTGGGATTATTTTGTTTGGGACAGACCGAATACAGGGGGTATGGAGAGGAGAAGAGGCACAGGCAAAGGAATTTTTGGAAAACCAGCAGAAAGAGGATTATCCACAAGAACTGTTAGAATTGTTGGAAAAGAATTCGGAAACCTATGATTTTGTAACCAGTTATCCGGAAAGAGATAAGTATATGGGAAAAGAGATTGATTTGACAGGTGAGATAAAGTCTGGAGAAGTGCCGTTGTTCTTGCAGTGGGACAGAAGATGGGGATATGATGACTATGGAAGTGAAATGATTGCACTGGCAGGATGTGGGCCTACCTGTATGTCAATGGCTTATACCTATCTTACGGGCGAAACTGATATGAACCCAAGAGAGATGGCAGAATTTGCAGAGGAAAATGGTTACAACACAGAGGCAGGGACAAGTTGGAGTTTTTTTACGGATGGTGCAGAGCAATTGGGGTTAAAAGGTGCAGAAATCGGGCTTGATGAAGCAAAGATGAAGGAAGTGTTGGATGAAGGAAAAGTGATTATTTGCAGTATGCGTCCGGGAGATTTTACTACCACAGGACATTTCATCTTGATTCGAGAATATGATAGAAAAGGTTTTCTGGTAAACGACCCCAATAGTAAAGAAAGAAGTAAACAGCACTGGGAATACGACGTTTTGTACTCGCAAATTAAATGTTTGTGGTCAATTGGGGGATAGGTGTGCTATACTGCATAGAGGATATCTTTGTTTGGAGGAAAAGTATGCAGTACAAAGCAGTAATTTTTGATTTTGATTATACATTGGGAGATTCTACGAACGGAATCATATTAAGCGCCAATTATGCACTGGAAAAAATGGGATATAAGCAGGCCGAAAGAGAAAGAATCCGTAAGACCATAGGGCTTTCACTGCCGGAAACTTATGTTGCATTGACCGGAGATAAGAAGCCGGAGAAGGGAGAAGAATTTCGTTCCTATTTCGTAGAAAAAGCAGACGAGATAATGACGGATAATTCCGAATTGTATCCGGATGCGAAAAAAGTTCTGGATTTTTTAAAACAAAATGGTATCAAGGTTGCGGTTGTAACCACCAAGTTTGATTACCGAATTGAAGGAATATTAGAAAAATGTCATGCAAAAGAATATGTAGAAATGATTGTAGGAGGCAATAATGTAGCAAATCCAAAGCCGGACCCGGAAGGCGTTCTTAAGGTGTTAAAGGAATGGAATTTGGACAAGTCGGAAGTGCTCTATGTGGGAGATAGTTTGGTGGATGCCAAGACGGCGGAGTGTGCGGGAGTTCCTTTTGCTGGTGTTACCACAGGAACTACAACAGTAGAAGATTTTAGGGATTATAATAGTATAGGGATATTTCAGAATCTTTCAGAATTAAAGTTTTAAGAGGCAAAGAAATGTATTTGATGATTGATAACTACGACTCGTATGTCTACAATCAGGTTTCCTATATGGAAGAATTAAATATGCAGACGCAAGTGGTTCGAAATGACAAAATTGATTGGGAAAAAATCAAGAGCGGAATAGACAAAAAAAGGTTAAAAGGTATTGTCATATCTCCGGGACCGAAACATCCCAGGGATTTTTCTTATTTGAAAGAAATGATTGAAAAAACTGCTGGTGAGATTCCGATTCTTGGAGTATGTTTGGGACATCAGATGATAGCAGATGTTTTCGGCGCTAAGGTGGATAGAGGAGAACGCCCAATGCATGGGAAAATTAGTAAGATAAAGCATTGCGGTAAGCATATCTTTAAAAATCTTCCGGAAACTTTTGGGGTTACCAGATATCATTCCTTGGTGGTGAGTGAACAAGATTTTCCCAAGGATTTGATGATTGATGCGAGAAGTGAGGATGGTGCCATTATGGGAATTAGTCATAAAAAATACCCCATTTATGGAATTCAATTTCATCCGGAGGCAGTGCTTACAGAATATGGGCATGAACTTTTAGAAAATTTTAAAGGAATATGTGAGGAACGAAGTAGATGTCAGCATATGTAAAAAAGTCCGATATTTTTGTATCTAGCCAGAAGTTGTTTGATGTGTTGTTCAGAGAAGAAGGAGCAGCGTTTTTAGATTCCTCTCTGGTGAATGAATTGGGACAATATTCTATGATTGCCATTCATCCATATTT is a window from the Roseburia sp. 499 genome containing:
- the vanR gene encoding VanR-ABDEGLN family response regulator transcription factor: MAEHILVVDDEKEVADLLELYLSNEGFKVHKFYNGTDALKCVEQQEIELALLDIMLPDMDGFKLCREIRKNYFFPIIMLTAKVEDVDKINGLMQGADDYITKPFNPLEVVARVKTQLRRYHSYNQAGVMKEELDIRGLIINKRTHQCSLYGRELELTPREFSILWYLCEHQGQVVASEELFEAVWKEKYLDSNNTVMAHVGRIREKMQESYQNHKFIKTVWGVGYTIEK
- a CDS encoding sensor histidine kinase; translation: MKNKVDIKRTILSRFFGKMFRAGVIYILVLIVGLFWAKSMLERRTWQTWDTFYWQLHWIQDNQVVCVVLLFLAGILLLGIFYWIRLLNYFQKVMDAMEQIPAGESQIHLPKDLIEVEYYMNRIIGDIRRNEQLAREAEQRKNDLVVYLAHDLKTPLTSVIGYLTLLTEERQISPELQEKYLSISLEKAERLEELINEFFEITRFNLTHLELEKTSVSLKMMLEQIVYEFQPMLAEKQLTCELVVEPADMKFLCDSDKMQRVFDNLLRNAVFYSEEKSVIHIKATRQDEKIKIQVKNTGTEIPKEKLERIFEQFFRVDKARSSRGGGAGLGLAIAKEIVELHQGKIWAESQQGKTCFFIELYS
- a CDS encoding C39 family peptidase; translation: MSTTNRVYHTGRNSTAVRKRRRRRQRIRRLKQTVVCIGTVFLICGGIILFGTDRIQGVWRGEEAQAKEFLENQQKEDYPQELLELLEKNSETYDFVTSYPERDKYMGKEIDLTGEIKSGEVPLFLQWDRRWGYDDYGSEMIALAGCGPTCMSMAYTYLTGETDMNPREMAEFAEENGYNTEAGTSWSFFTDGAEQLGLKGAEIGLDEAKMKEVLDEGKVIICSMRPGDFTTTGHFILIREYDRKGFLVNDPNSKERSKQHWEYDVLYSQIKCLWSIGG
- a CDS encoding HAD family hydrolase, whose protein sequence is MQYKAVIFDFDYTLGDSTNGIILSANYALEKMGYKQAERERIRKTIGLSLPETYVALTGDKKPEKGEEFRSYFVEKADEIMTDNSELYPDAKKVLDFLKQNGIKVAVVTTKFDYRIEGILEKCHAKEYVEMIVGGNNVANPKPDPEGVLKVLKEWNLDKSEVLYVGDSLVDAKTAECAGVPFAGVTTGTTTVEDFRDYNSIGIFQNLSELKF
- a CDS encoding anthranilate synthase component II, with the protein product MYLMIDNYDSYVYNQVSYMEELNMQTQVVRNDKIDWEKIKSGIDKKRLKGIVISPGPKHPRDFSYLKEMIEKTAGEIPILGVCLGHQMIADVFGAKVDRGERPMHGKISKIKHCGKHIFKNLPETFGVTRYHSLVVSEQDFPKDLMIDARSEDGAIMGISHKKYPIYGIQFHPEAVLTEYGHELLENFKGICEERSRCQHM